One stretch of Agelaius phoeniceus isolate bAgePho1 chromosome 15, bAgePho1.hap1, whole genome shotgun sequence DNA includes these proteins:
- the RARS1 gene encoding arginine--tRNA ligase, cytoplasmic isoform X2 has product MININSCLQEIFGAAIQAAYPDLENPPLVVTPSQQPKFGDYQCNSAMGISQILLKTREQKVSPREIAERIVKNIPANECIEKVEIAGPGFINVHLRKDFVSKQLSSLLINGVQPPAIGKRKKVVVDFSSPNIAKEMHVGHLRSTIIGESMCRLFEFVGYDVLRLNHLGDWGTQFGMLIAHLQDKFPDYLSVSPPIGDLQAFYKESKQRFDTEEEFKKRAYQCVVLLQSKNPDFIKAWNLICDVSRREFQKIYNCLDITIIERGESFYHEMMKDIVKEFEDKGFVQVDDGRKVVFVPGFPVPLTIMKSDGGYTYDTSDLAALKHRLCEEKGDILIYVVDSGQSVHLQTVFAAGQMIGWYDPKVTRVAHAAFGVVLGEDKKKFKTRSGDTVRLIDLLEEGLKRAMDKLKDKERDKVLTPEELKAAQTSVAFGCIKYADLSHNRLNDYVFSFDKMLDDRGNTAAYLLYAFTRIRAIARLANIDEQMLRKAAREEVLVLDHEKEWKLGKCILRFPEILQKILEDLLLHTLCDYLYELATTFTEFYDSCYCVEKDRQTGQIVKVNMWRLLLCEATATVMAKGFDILGIKPVQRM; this is encoded by the exons ATACTGCTCAAAACCAGGGAACAGAAGGTCAGCCCACGAGAAATTGCAGAGAGAATAGTAAAAAACATTCCTGCCAATGAATGCATTGAGAAGGTCGAAATTGCTGGTCCTG GTTTTATCAATGTCCACTTGAGAAAGGATTTTGTGTCGAAGCAGCTGAGCAGTTTATTGATCAATGGAGTTCAACCACCAGCTAttggcaaaaggaaaaag GTGGTGGTGGATTTTTCGTCCCCCAACATTGCAAAGGAGATGCACGTTGGCCACCTGCGCTCCACCATCATCGGGGAGAGCATGTGCCGCCTCTTCGAGTTCGTGGGTTATGATGTTCTCAG GCTGAACCATTTAGGAGATTGGGGCACCCAGTTTGGAATGCTCATTGCTCACCTCCAGGACAAATTTCCAGATTACTTAAGTGTTTCTCCTCCCATTGGGGATCTCCAAGCTTTTTACAAG gaatcCAAGCAGAGGTTTGACACAGAGGAGGAGTTTAAGAAGCGAGCTTACCAATgtgtggtgctgctgcagagcaaaaaCCCTGACTTCATTAAAGCCTGGAATCTCATCTGTGACGTGTCACGCAGAG AATTCCAGAAAATCTACAACTGTTTGGACATCACAATCATAGAGAGAGGGGAATCCTTCTACCATGAGATGATGAAAGACATTGTGAAAGAATTTGAAGATAAAG GGTTTGTCCAGGTTGATGATGGCCGGAAGGTCGTGTTCGTGCCGGGCTTCCCTGTCCCGCTGACAATCATGAAATCAGATGGAGGTTACACCTATGACACATCAGACCTGGCTGCTCTGAAGCACAGGCTGTGTGAAGAGAAGGGTGACATCCTCATCTATGTTGTTGATAGTGGCCAG TCTGTGCATCTCCAAACAGTGTTTGCAGCTGGACAGATGATTGGCTGGTATGATCCCAAAGTCACCAGAGTGGCCCATGCTGCCTTTGGAGTGGTGCTGGGAGAAGACAA GAAGAAGTTCAAAACTCGTTCAGGGGACACGGTGCGTCTCATAGACCTGCTGGAGGAAGGACTGAAACGAGCCATGGACAAGCTGAAAGACAAGGAACGGGACAAG GTCCTGACGCCAGAAGAGCTGAAAGCTGCCCAGACATCAGTGGCTTTTGGATGCATTAAATATGCAGATCTGTCCCACAACAGGCTCAATGATTACGTGTTCTCCTTTGACAAGATGCTGGATGACCGAGGGAACACGGCTGCCTATCTGCTCTACGCCTTCACACGCATCAG GGCCATTGCTCGCCTGGCCAACATCGATGAGCAGATGCTGCGGAaggcagccagggaggaggtgCTTGTCCTTGACCATGAGAAGGAGTGGAAATTGGGCAAGTGCATCCTGAGGTTTCCTGAGATCCTGCAGAAGATCCTGGAGGACTTGTTATTGCACACACTCTGTGACTACCTGTATGAGCTGGCCACCACCTTCACTGAGTTCTATGACAGCTGCTACTGCGTGGAGAAGGACAGGCAGACTG GCCAGATCGTGAAGGTGAACAtgtggaggctgctgctgtgcgAAGCCACTGCCACCGTCATGGCCAAAGGATTCGACATCCTGGGCATTAAGCCTGTGCAGAGGATGTAG